The Chiloscyllium plagiosum isolate BGI_BamShark_2017 chromosome 42, ASM401019v2, whole genome shotgun sequence genome contains a region encoding:
- the LOC122543201 gene encoding vesicle-associated membrane protein 3-like isoform X2 — MGTNNSEIARLQQQADEVVEVMYANVKKVKEREDKLQVLDERAEQLQEAGKLFQKTSKQVAIQEASRNRKWKIILGVAVGLVILVVVIVVIIITTSLKDQRLPHQSEAVPKLETTTAGQQGT, encoded by the exons GGGACGAATAACTCCGAAATCGCTCGGCTGCAGCAGCAAGCCGACGAGGTGGTGGAGGTGATGTACGCCAACGTGAAGAAGGTGAAGGAGCGAGAGGACAAACTGCAGGTCTTGGATGAGAGAGCTGAGCAGCTGCAGGAAGCG GGGAAACTGTTTCAGAAGACATCGAAACAGGTGGCCATACAGGAAGCATCGAGGAACAGGAAGTGGAAAATTATTCTGGGAGTGGCCGTGGGGCTGGTGATCCTCGTCGTCGTCATCGTTGTCATCATCATAACGACTTCTTTGAAAGATCAGCGTCTGCCCCATCAAAGCGAAGCTGTTCCCAAACTAGAGACCACTACGGCTGGTCAACAGGGAACCTAG
- the LOC122543201 gene encoding vesicle-associated membrane protein 3-like isoform X1 has product MMLPSQGTNNSEIARLQQQADEVVEVMYANVKKVKEREDKLQVLDERAEQLQEAGKLFQKTSKQVAIQEASRNRKWKIILGVAVGLVILVVVIVVIIITTSLKDQRLPHQSEAVPKLETTTAGQQGT; this is encoded by the exons GGGACGAATAACTCCGAAATCGCTCGGCTGCAGCAGCAAGCCGACGAGGTGGTGGAGGTGATGTACGCCAACGTGAAGAAGGTGAAGGAGCGAGAGGACAAACTGCAGGTCTTGGATGAGAGAGCTGAGCAGCTGCAGGAAGCG GGGAAACTGTTTCAGAAGACATCGAAACAGGTGGCCATACAGGAAGCATCGAGGAACAGGAAGTGGAAAATTATTCTGGGAGTGGCCGTGGGGCTGGTGATCCTCGTCGTCGTCATCGTTGTCATCATCATAACGACTTCTTTGAAAGATCAGCGTCTGCCCCATCAAAGCGAAGCTGTTCCCAAACTAGAGACCACTACGGCTGGTCAACAGGGAACCTAG